One Caretta caretta isolate rCarCar2 chromosome 8, rCarCar1.hap1, whole genome shotgun sequence DNA window includes the following coding sequences:
- the SQSTM1 gene encoding sequestosome-1 isoform X1 produces MAALTVKAFLLGKEEAVREIRRFALAPPARYPEVRDKVCEIFPGLLRAGAAPGTFQMHYKDEDGDMIAFSSDEELKMALPYVKDGIFRIYIKEKKECRREHRSQCNQERPPNVVHPNVICDGCEGPVVGARFKCTICPDYDLCSTCEGKGIHKEHNMIMFQSPLLNPFEWFPRGRWLRKMRHGVPPFAWMHGWGHPGPATPCENSEQDSGQAQASAAPQNPDPEQEAFNSQSQDHNVTFLKNVGESVAAMLSPLGIEVDIDVEHGGQKTKVTPPCPSSQKSDSEPGGSASSQNGQPKPEGSKEPITEKEDSITEQMQEMVIEPPSTHMEDSNFLSQEQGESSSSAGGDEGWTHLSSKEVDPSTGELQSLQLPETQGPSSLDPFQVPPRPGPTGLREAALYPHLPPEADPRLIESLSQMLSMGFSDDGGWLTRLLQAKKCDIGAALDTIQYSKQPPRS; encoded by the exons ATGGCCGCGCTGACGGTGAAGGCCTTCCTGCTGGGCAAGGAGGAGGCGGTCCGCGAGATCCGCCGCTTCGCCCTCGCGCCGCCCGCCCGCTACCCGGAGGTGCGCGACAAGGTCTGCGAGATCTTCCCGGGGCTGCTGCGGGCCGGCGCGGCCCCCGGCACCTTCCAGATGCATTACAAGG ATGAAGATGGGGACATGATTGCCTTCTCCAGTGACGAAGAACTCAAGATGGCACTGCCATATGTGAAGGATGGCATTTTTCGTATTTACATCAAAG agaaaaaGGAGTGCAGACGTGAGCATCGTTCACAGTGCAACCAGGAGCGTCCCCCCAATGTGGTGCACCCCAATGTGATCTGTGATGGCTGTGAGGGACCAGTGGTAGGTGCTCGATTCAAATGCACTATTTGCCCAGACTATGACCTATGCAGCACCTGTGAGGGGAAAGGCATCCACAAGGAGCACAACATGATCATGTTTCAAAGCCCGCTGCTCAATCCATTTGAG tggtTTCCCAGAGGTCGCTGGCTTCGTAAGATGAGACATGGGGTTCCACCCTTCGCATGGATGCATGGCTGGGGGCACCCTGGTCCTGCCACTCCATGTGAAAACTCTGAGCAGGACTCTGGGCAGGCACAAGCCAGTGCTGCACCCCAAAATCCAGACCCTGAGCAAG aagcctttAACAGCCAGTCGCAGGACCACAATGTCACCTTTTTAAAGAATGTTGGGGAGAGTGTTGCAGCCATGCTGAGTCCTCTTG GCATTGAAGTAGATATTGATGTCGAACATGGAGGACAAAAAACCAAAGTGACTCCCCCGTGTCCAAGTTCACAGAAGAGTGATTCGGAGCCTGGAGGTAGTGCCAGTAGCCAAAATGGCCAGCCCAAACCAGAAGGGAGTAAAGAACCGATCACTGAGAAAGAAGATTCTATTACAGAGCAGATGCAGGAGATGGTGATAGAGCCTCCATCCACACATATGGAAGACAGCAATTTCCTGTCGCAG GAACAGGGTGAATCCAGTAGTTCTGCAGGGGGTGATGAGGGCTGGACCCACTTATCTTCAAAAGAAGTGGATCCCTCCACAGGTGAACTGCAGTCTCTCCAACTTCCAGAGACACAGGGTCCCAGCTCTTTAGACCCATTTCAGGTTCCCCCCAGACCAGGACCTACAGGACTACGAGAAGCTGCACTCTACCCACATCTCCCACCAG AAGCAGACCCCCGCCTGATTGAATCTCTGTCCCAGATGCTCTCCATGGGTTTCTCTGATGATGGTGGATGGCTGACCCGTCTCCTCCAGGCAAAGAAATGTGACATTGGGGCAGCACTGGATACCATCCAGTATTCCAAGCAACCACCTCGTTCCTAA
- the SQSTM1 gene encoding sequestosome-1 isoform X2: protein MAALTVKAFLLGKEEAVREIRRFALAPPARYPEVRDKVCEIFPGLLRAGAAPGTFQMHYKDEDGDMIAFSSDEELKMALPYVKDGIFRIYIKEKKECRREHRSQCNQERPPNVVHPNVICDGCEGPVVGARFKCTICPDYDLCSTCEGKGIHKEHNMIMFQSPLLNPFEWFPRGRWLRKMRHGVPPFAWMHGWGHPGPATPCENSEQDSGQAQASAAPQNPDPEQAFNSQSQDHNVTFLKNVGESVAAMLSPLGIEVDIDVEHGGQKTKVTPPCPSSQKSDSEPGGSASSQNGQPKPEGSKEPITEKEDSITEQMQEMVIEPPSTHMEDSNFLSQEQGESSSSAGGDEGWTHLSSKEVDPSTGELQSLQLPETQGPSSLDPFQVPPRPGPTGLREAALYPHLPPEADPRLIESLSQMLSMGFSDDGGWLTRLLQAKKCDIGAALDTIQYSKQPPRS, encoded by the exons ATGGCCGCGCTGACGGTGAAGGCCTTCCTGCTGGGCAAGGAGGAGGCGGTCCGCGAGATCCGCCGCTTCGCCCTCGCGCCGCCCGCCCGCTACCCGGAGGTGCGCGACAAGGTCTGCGAGATCTTCCCGGGGCTGCTGCGGGCCGGCGCGGCCCCCGGCACCTTCCAGATGCATTACAAGG ATGAAGATGGGGACATGATTGCCTTCTCCAGTGACGAAGAACTCAAGATGGCACTGCCATATGTGAAGGATGGCATTTTTCGTATTTACATCAAAG agaaaaaGGAGTGCAGACGTGAGCATCGTTCACAGTGCAACCAGGAGCGTCCCCCCAATGTGGTGCACCCCAATGTGATCTGTGATGGCTGTGAGGGACCAGTGGTAGGTGCTCGATTCAAATGCACTATTTGCCCAGACTATGACCTATGCAGCACCTGTGAGGGGAAAGGCATCCACAAGGAGCACAACATGATCATGTTTCAAAGCCCGCTGCTCAATCCATTTGAG tggtTTCCCAGAGGTCGCTGGCTTCGTAAGATGAGACATGGGGTTCCACCCTTCGCATGGATGCATGGCTGGGGGCACCCTGGTCCTGCCACTCCATGTGAAAACTCTGAGCAGGACTCTGGGCAGGCACAAGCCAGTGCTGCACCCCAAAATCCAGACCCTGAGCAAG cctttAACAGCCAGTCGCAGGACCACAATGTCACCTTTTTAAAGAATGTTGGGGAGAGTGTTGCAGCCATGCTGAGTCCTCTTG GCATTGAAGTAGATATTGATGTCGAACATGGAGGACAAAAAACCAAAGTGACTCCCCCGTGTCCAAGTTCACAGAAGAGTGATTCGGAGCCTGGAGGTAGTGCCAGTAGCCAAAATGGCCAGCCCAAACCAGAAGGGAGTAAAGAACCGATCACTGAGAAAGAAGATTCTATTACAGAGCAGATGCAGGAGATGGTGATAGAGCCTCCATCCACACATATGGAAGACAGCAATTTCCTGTCGCAG GAACAGGGTGAATCCAGTAGTTCTGCAGGGGGTGATGAGGGCTGGACCCACTTATCTTCAAAAGAAGTGGATCCCTCCACAGGTGAACTGCAGTCTCTCCAACTTCCAGAGACACAGGGTCCCAGCTCTTTAGACCCATTTCAGGTTCCCCCCAGACCAGGACCTACAGGACTACGAGAAGCTGCACTCTACCCACATCTCCCACCAG AAGCAGACCCCCGCCTGATTGAATCTCTGTCCCAGATGCTCTCCATGGGTTTCTCTGATGATGGTGGATGGCTGACCCGTCTCCTCCAGGCAAAGAAATGTGACATTGGGGCAGCACTGGATACCATCCAGTATTCCAAGCAACCACCTCGTTCCTAA
- the SQSTM1 gene encoding sequestosome-1 isoform X3, which translates to MAALTVKAFLLGKEEAVREIRRFALAPPARYPEVRDKVCEIFPGLLRAGAAPGTFQMHYKDEDGDMIAFSSDEELKMALPYVKDGIFRIYIKEKKECRREHRSQCNQERPPNVVHPNVICDGCEGPVWFPRGRWLRKMRHGVPPFAWMHGWGHPGPATPCENSEQDSGQAQASAAPQNPDPEQEAFNSQSQDHNVTFLKNVGESVAAMLSPLGIEVDIDVEHGGQKTKVTPPCPSSQKSDSEPGGSASSQNGQPKPEGSKEPITEKEDSITEQMQEMVIEPPSTHMEDSNFLSQEQGESSSSAGGDEGWTHLSSKEVDPSTGELQSLQLPETQGPSSLDPFQVPPRPGPTGLREAALYPHLPPEADPRLIESLSQMLSMGFSDDGGWLTRLLQAKKCDIGAALDTIQYSKQPPRS; encoded by the exons ATGGCCGCGCTGACGGTGAAGGCCTTCCTGCTGGGCAAGGAGGAGGCGGTCCGCGAGATCCGCCGCTTCGCCCTCGCGCCGCCCGCCCGCTACCCGGAGGTGCGCGACAAGGTCTGCGAGATCTTCCCGGGGCTGCTGCGGGCCGGCGCGGCCCCCGGCACCTTCCAGATGCATTACAAGG ATGAAGATGGGGACATGATTGCCTTCTCCAGTGACGAAGAACTCAAGATGGCACTGCCATATGTGAAGGATGGCATTTTTCGTATTTACATCAAAG agaaaaaGGAGTGCAGACGTGAGCATCGTTCACAGTGCAACCAGGAGCGTCCCCCCAATGTGGTGCACCCCAATGTGATCTGTGATGGCTGTGAGGGACCAGTG tggtTTCCCAGAGGTCGCTGGCTTCGTAAGATGAGACATGGGGTTCCACCCTTCGCATGGATGCATGGCTGGGGGCACCCTGGTCCTGCCACTCCATGTGAAAACTCTGAGCAGGACTCTGGGCAGGCACAAGCCAGTGCTGCACCCCAAAATCCAGACCCTGAGCAAG aagcctttAACAGCCAGTCGCAGGACCACAATGTCACCTTTTTAAAGAATGTTGGGGAGAGTGTTGCAGCCATGCTGAGTCCTCTTG GCATTGAAGTAGATATTGATGTCGAACATGGAGGACAAAAAACCAAAGTGACTCCCCCGTGTCCAAGTTCACAGAAGAGTGATTCGGAGCCTGGAGGTAGTGCCAGTAGCCAAAATGGCCAGCCCAAACCAGAAGGGAGTAAAGAACCGATCACTGAGAAAGAAGATTCTATTACAGAGCAGATGCAGGAGATGGTGATAGAGCCTCCATCCACACATATGGAAGACAGCAATTTCCTGTCGCAG GAACAGGGTGAATCCAGTAGTTCTGCAGGGGGTGATGAGGGCTGGACCCACTTATCTTCAAAAGAAGTGGATCCCTCCACAGGTGAACTGCAGTCTCTCCAACTTCCAGAGACACAGGGTCCCAGCTCTTTAGACCCATTTCAGGTTCCCCCCAGACCAGGACCTACAGGACTACGAGAAGCTGCACTCTACCCACATCTCCCACCAG AAGCAGACCCCCGCCTGATTGAATCTCTGTCCCAGATGCTCTCCATGGGTTTCTCTGATGATGGTGGATGGCTGACCCGTCTCCTCCAGGCAAAGAAATGTGACATTGGGGCAGCACTGGATACCATCCAGTATTCCAAGCAACCACCTCGTTCCTAA